The following DNA comes from Legionella sp. PATHC032.
TGAGGGTATGAAGACAGCATCAGAAAATTCACAAGAGCACAAAACCGAACAACAGGATAATTTAACAGTGAATGCCAAACTCCATCAAAAATTAGGAGTGACGCGAGAATCCGTATTGGAAAGAAAATCTACTCCTGAACACAAGCTTGAAAAACCAAAAGTTATGACCCCAAAAGTTGACTTAACACCAGAGGTGGTGGATGATAAGCGAAGCGAAAGCACCGTCACACCAGTAAACTTCTAAGGGTTATAATTTTAACATTCTAATAATGAAAAAAATCAGCTCTCTTATTCTTCTTTTTCTCATAAGCACGGCCAGTTTTTCTCTTCCCAAAGGCTTTGTTTATTTACACGATATAGCGCCTGATATCATTGAAGACATGAGATACGCTACCAATAACAATTTCATAGGAAATCCTATCCCAGGTTACAAACGCGGGGTATGTATAGTCACCAAACAAACTGCGCAACAATTAAAAAAAGCGGAAGAATACATCAAAACCAAAGGGTATACGCTTAAAGTATATGATTGCTACAGACCACAAAAAGCTGTTGATTATTTTTATAAGTGGAGCCGCAATGCCAAAGACAAGCGCATGAAACCTGAATTTTATCCTCGTGAAATGAAACAAGATTTGTTTAACCGAGGTTATATTGCTCTAACCTCTGGCCACACACGAGGAAGTACCCTTGATTTAACGCTTGTGAAACGAACGACCTCTCGAGAAAAAAAATCTGATCATCATTTAACACGTTGCTACGATAAAACACCAAACTATCTGGATGATGATTCGATCGATACAGGAACTCGTTTTGATTGTCTGGATGTGTCAGCAAATATTGATTATTCCAAGTTGAGTAAAAATCAGAAAGCCAATCGAGAATTACTACAAAAACTCATGAGACGCTTTGGTTTCAGGTCTTATTACTATGAATGGTGGCATTTCACTCTGAGACATGAACCTTATCCAAACACCTATTTCAATTTTCCAGTCAAATAAATTATTAATATCAGAATTAACTCTAATACGCCTATTCATGTACAGGATGAGACAGCTAAGTCCGGTCCTTGTGCGACAATTAAAACCCAGCATGGGCTTATTTTCTCTTTAATGATCATATTAAATATATATTGAATATTATTTATTCATAAGTTATTCTTGCCAGCCATTTCAATTCCATATTACTAACGGAGAATGATAGATGCGTGTTGCAAAATTACTTTTATTGACTTTGGCATTGAGCGGGAATTTATTTGCTCAAGATATCAAAGTAGTAGGAACATTAAACCAGACATTAAAAGCCCCGCAAAATAAAACACTCAATACAAAACCCGCCATACAACAAATCAAACTGCTTAAAATGCAATTGTCAAATTCTGCTATCAAGGCACTTGCGAGAAAAACAGACATTACACTCAAAAAACCAAATACCATAGCCACATCAACGGCTCTCCCCCCAAAAATAGAATTAGGTATGAATAATGTACCCGTTCTGAACCAGGGAAGCTTTGGAACTTGCGTCACCTTTGCAACTACCGCAGCCGTAGATGCCGCTTTAAACAAAGGTGACTACATCAGTCAATTGTGCCAATTACAACTGGGTATGTATCTGGAGAAAAACGGTCATTCACCAAGTGGATGGGATGGCTCATTAGGGCGTATCGTCTTAAGTCAAATGGAAAATTTTGGGGTAGTCAGCAAAGAAAAACAAAAAACCCTGGGATGTGGTGGACTAACTGAATACCCAGACAGCGAGCAACCAACTCCTGATCATGCCATGTCGCTTGAGCAATTCCATGAAATGAGTGAAGATCCTGAGACTAATCCTGTTATTTATACGCCTATCCTGGATGTTTATCAGGCTGTATTAGACAGAACAGACACCAACAAAACCATTAATGATATAAAAACCGCCTTGAATCAAAAAGATCGGGTTACTTTTGCCGTATTATTGCTGGATTTTGATTTGGGTGTTATGGGTGCTGTGGGAACGAATAAAACACAATTCGATACCTGGGTGCTGACTCCTGAAATTGCTCGTGATATTT
Coding sequences within:
- a CDS encoding M15 family metallopeptidase, with protein sequence MKKISSLILLFLISTASFSLPKGFVYLHDIAPDIIEDMRYATNNNFIGNPIPGYKRGVCIVTKQTAQQLKKAEEYIKTKGYTLKVYDCYRPQKAVDYFYKWSRNAKDKRMKPEFYPREMKQDLFNRGYIALTSGHTRGSTLDLTLVKRTTSREKKSDHHLTRCYDKTPNYLDDDSIDTGTRFDCLDVSANIDYSKLSKNQKANRELLQKLMRRFGFRSYYYEWWHFTLRHEPYPNTYFNFPVK
- a CDS encoding C1 family peptidase, yielding MRVAKLLLLTLALSGNLFAQDIKVVGTLNQTLKAPQNKTLNTKPAIQQIKLLKMQLSNSAIKALARKTDITLKKPNTIATSTALPPKIELGMNNVPVLNQGSFGTCVTFATTAAVDAALNKGDYISQLCQLQLGMYLEKNGHSPSGWDGSLGRIVLSQMENFGVVSKEKQKTLGCGGLTEYPDSEQPTPDHAMSLEQFHEMSEDPETNPVIYTPILDVYQAVLDRTDTNKTINDIKTALNQKDRVTFAVLLLDFDLGVMGAVGTNKTQFDTWVLTPEIARDIYLRPFFGGHEMIITGYDDNAIAIDDNGREHKGLFTLRNSWGEQFGDKGNFYMSYDYFKVLTIEAQRIRALADNESEEDSMTA